The proteins below come from a single Juglans regia cultivar Chandler chromosome 12, Walnut 2.0, whole genome shotgun sequence genomic window:
- the LOC109022265 gene encoding uncharacterized protein LOC109022265, whose translation MKYTKIKHLSHPHDDLMLVDSPQAPYKCDGCKELGFRRCYQCEDCNFHLHEECAMPDSSAFHPLFRKCDFRFYENAPGNRARYCDACGKDVLGFVYQCLHKEAHDLHPCCMKLPRTLIGDGVKLHLSDMVSSKCQKCGSKEISKGFRGWSYESTCGKYCYHVACVKDLVIENWRKGYFDGHNDVNDQILSNMAIQIKVPNEDIVQQSEGSSYRSKKASKYWKIAKLALKLIISAIFGDPISGFTALIESVVSS comes from the coding sequence ATGAAGTATACCAAGATTAAGCATTTGAGCCACCCCCACGATGATTTGATGCTAGTCGATTCCCCCCAAGCACCATACAAGTGCGATGGATGCAAAGAATTGGGTTTTAGACGATGTTACCAATGCGAAGACTGCAATTTCCATCTCCACGAGGAGTGCGCGATGCCCGACTCATCTGCTTTCCACCCATTATTCCGTAAGTGCGACTTCAGATTTTATGAAAACGCGCCAGGAAATAGGGCTAGATACTGTGATGCTTGTGGGAAGGATGTGCTAGGGTTTGTTTACCAATGTTTGCATAAGGAAGCGCATGACCTACACCCATGTTGCATGAAGCTTCCACGCACCTTGATTGGTGATGGGGTGAAACTGCACCTCAGTGACATGGTCTCCTCAAAATGCCAGAAATGTGGAAGTAAGGAAATTTCTAAAGGGTTCAGGGGCTGGTCCTATGAATCTACCTGTGGCAAATATTGCTATCATGTAGCATGCGTGAAGGACTTGGTAATTGAGAATTGGAGGAAGGGTTATTTTGATGGACATAATGATGTGAATGATCAGATATTGAGTAACATGGCGATTCAAATCAAAGTTCCGAACGAGGACATAGTACAACAAAGTGAAGGAAGCTCATACAGATCAAAGAAGGCTAGCAAATATTGGAAGATAGCGAAATTGGCTCTCAAGCTCATTATTTCAGCTATCTTTGGAGATCCAATTTCTGGGTTTACTGCTTTGATTGAATCAGTAGTTTCAAGCTGA